A window of the Mauremys reevesii isolate NIE-2019 linkage group 26, ASM1616193v1, whole genome shotgun sequence genome harbors these coding sequences:
- the MEX3D gene encoding RNA-binding protein MEX3D isoform X2, translating into MPSSIYQPEQEEAAAALRFALDQLSILGLEEEEAEERGIEGGGVEEEVLELGDGGLDEMDHGSGLDRGVGMLGGLPMLDPDVSPSTSSITSPPDVFSNFHPHLGHHHSILAEQMSIIGSRKKSVNMTECVPVPSSEHVAEIVGRQGCKIKALRAKTNTYIKTPVRGEEPIFIVTGRKEDVEMAKREILSAAEHFSMIRATRNKVSGLTGTVQGPPNLPGQTTIQVRVPYRVVGLVVGPKGATIKRIQQQTHTYIVTPSRDKEPVFEVTGMPENVDRAREEIEAHITMRTGSFIDVSADNDFHSNGTDVCLDLLGSTASLWAKAPNPARRPSSGLRNDSLSSLGSTSTESYYSGRVADASPTSPYSTSNGFNFSESQAPPLSSEDSDFGFDFLALDLTTPTTIWSPFERSNPLQAFSSCSSINGSQRRNSSISRTATPRHSPTLPENSVALDHPLARRIQSDPVSTLSWLPTQGSLSSFSNSTGYSSSSSLPGSISGTSGSPTDSSSSDGHRKSSRECMVCFESEVIAALVPCGHNLFCMECAIRICGKAEPECPACHTPATQAIHIFS; encoded by the exons ATGCCCAGCTCCATCTACCAGCCCGAG CAGGAAGAAGCGGCAGCGGCGCTGAGGTTTGCCCTGGACCAGCTCTCCAtcttggggctggaggaggaggaggcagaagaaaggGGGATCGAAGGAGGAGGAgtggaggaggaggtgctggAGCTTGGGGATGGAGGGCTGGATGAAATGGACCATGGGTCAGGGCTGGACAGGGGAGTTGGGATGCTGGGGGGGCTGCCAATGTTGGATCCAGATGTGAGCCCCTCCACCTCCAGCATCACTTCCCCTCCAGATGTGTTCAGCAACTTTCACCCCCACCTGGGCCACCACCACTCCATCTTGGCTGAACAGATGAGCATCATTGGAAGCAGAAAGAAGAGCGTGAACATGACTGAGTGTGTCCCTGTCCCCAGCTCTGAACATGTAGCGGAGATTGTGGGGAGACAAG GCTGTAAGATCAAAGCCCTGCGTGCGAAAACCAACACCTACATCAAGACGCCAGTCAGAGGGGAGGAGCCCATCTTCATCGTGACCGGGAGGAAAGAGGATGTGGAAATGGCCAAGAGGGAGATCCTCTCAGCTGCTGAACACTTCTCCATGATCCGAGCAACTCGCAACAAGGTCAGCGGCCTGACAGGAACTGTGCAGGGTCCCCCCAACCTGCCAGGGCAGACCACCATCCAGGTGAGAGTCCCCTACCGGGTGGTGGGCCTGGTAGTAGGACCCAAGGGGGCCACCATCAAGAGGATCCAGCAGCAGACGCACACGTACATCGTCACGCCCAGCCGAGACAAAGAGCCTGTCTTCGAGGTGACGGGGATGCCTGAGAACGTGGACCGGGCCCGGGAGGAGATCGAAGCCCACATCACCATGAGGACAGGCTCCTTCATTGACGTCAGCGCAGACAACGACTTCCACTCCAATGGCACCGACGTCTGCCTCGACCTGCTGGGCAGCACGGCCAGCCTCTGGGCCAAAGCCCCCAACCCCGCCCGCAGGCCCTCGTCCGGCCTTCGCAACGACAGCCTGAGCTCCCTGGGCAGCACCTCCACCGAGTCCTACTACAGCGGCCGGGTGGCCGACGCCAGCCCAACCAGCCCGTACAGCACCAGCAATGGCTTCAACTTCAGCGAGTCCCAGGCGCCGCCGCTCAGCTCCGAAGACTCTGACTTCGGCTTCGATTTCCTGGCCCTGGACCTCACCACGCCCACCACCATCTGGTCTCCCTTCGAGCGCTCCAACCCCCTGCAGGccttcagcagctgctcctccATCAACGGCTCGCAGAGACGTAACAGCAGCATCAGCAGGACGGCCACGCCCCggcactcccccaccctcccagagaACAGCGTCGCACTGGACCACCCCCTAGCCCGCCGCATCCAGAGCGACCCGGTCAGCACCCTGTCCTGGCTGCCCACCCAGGGCTCACTCTCCTCCTTCTCCAACAGCACAggctactcctcctcctcctccctgccggGCAGCATCTCCGGCACCTCAGGCTCCCCCACGGATTCCAGCAGCTCTGACGGGCACCGGAAGAGCTCCCGGGAGTGCATGGTGTGTTTCGAAAGTGAGGTCATCGCTGCCCTCGTGCCCTGCGGCCACAACCTCTTCTGCATGGAGTGCGCCATCCGCATCTGCGGCAAAGCCGAGCCGGAGTGCCCTGCCTGCCACACCCCGGCCACTCAAGCCATCCACATCTTCTCCTAG
- the MEX3D gene encoding RNA-binding protein MEX3D isoform X1, which translates to MPSSIYQPEAGEAARCPPPCRGLRSPPPPPAAGAEEQPLLEPEPESGGQRQQQPPPEQEEAAAALRFALDQLSILGLEEEEAEERGIEGGGVEEEVLELGDGGLDEMDHGSGLDRGVGMLGGLPMLDPDVSPSTSSITSPPDVFSNFHPHLGHHHSILAEQMSIIGSRKKSVNMTECVPVPSSEHVAEIVGRQGCKIKALRAKTNTYIKTPVRGEEPIFIVTGRKEDVEMAKREILSAAEHFSMIRATRNKVSGLTGTVQGPPNLPGQTTIQVRVPYRVVGLVVGPKGATIKRIQQQTHTYIVTPSRDKEPVFEVTGMPENVDRAREEIEAHITMRTGSFIDVSADNDFHSNGTDVCLDLLGSTASLWAKAPNPARRPSSGLRNDSLSSLGSTSTESYYSGRVADASPTSPYSTSNGFNFSESQAPPLSSEDSDFGFDFLALDLTTPTTIWSPFERSNPLQAFSSCSSINGSQRRNSSISRTATPRHSPTLPENSVALDHPLARRIQSDPVSTLSWLPTQGSLSSFSNSTGYSSSSSLPGSISGTSGSPTDSSSSDGHRKSSRECMVCFESEVIAALVPCGHNLFCMECAIRICGKAEPECPACHTPATQAIHIFS; encoded by the exons ATGCCCAGCTCCATCTACCAGCCCGAGGCGGGGGAGGCAGcccgctgcccccctccctgccggGGGCTgcggagccccccgccgccgcccgccgccgGGGCCGAGGAACAGCCGCTGCTGGAGCCCGAGCCGGAGAGCggggggcagcggcagcagcagcccccgcccGAGCAGGAAGAAGCGGCAGCGGCGCTGAGGTTTGCCCTGGACCAGCTCTCCAtcttggggctggaggaggaggaggcagaagaaaggGGGATCGAAGGAGGAGGAgtggaggaggaggtgctggAGCTTGGGGATGGAGGGCTGGATGAAATGGACCATGGGTCAGGGCTGGACAGGGGAGTTGGGATGCTGGGGGGGCTGCCAATGTTGGATCCAGATGTGAGCCCCTCCACCTCCAGCATCACTTCCCCTCCAGATGTGTTCAGCAACTTTCACCCCCACCTGGGCCACCACCACTCCATCTTGGCTGAACAGATGAGCATCATTGGAAGCAGAAAGAAGAGCGTGAACATGACTGAGTGTGTCCCTGTCCCCAGCTCTGAACATGTAGCGGAGATTGTGGGGAGACAAG GCTGTAAGATCAAAGCCCTGCGTGCGAAAACCAACACCTACATCAAGACGCCAGTCAGAGGGGAGGAGCCCATCTTCATCGTGACCGGGAGGAAAGAGGATGTGGAAATGGCCAAGAGGGAGATCCTCTCAGCTGCTGAACACTTCTCCATGATCCGAGCAACTCGCAACAAGGTCAGCGGCCTGACAGGAACTGTGCAGGGTCCCCCCAACCTGCCAGGGCAGACCACCATCCAGGTGAGAGTCCCCTACCGGGTGGTGGGCCTGGTAGTAGGACCCAAGGGGGCCACCATCAAGAGGATCCAGCAGCAGACGCACACGTACATCGTCACGCCCAGCCGAGACAAAGAGCCTGTCTTCGAGGTGACGGGGATGCCTGAGAACGTGGACCGGGCCCGGGAGGAGATCGAAGCCCACATCACCATGAGGACAGGCTCCTTCATTGACGTCAGCGCAGACAACGACTTCCACTCCAATGGCACCGACGTCTGCCTCGACCTGCTGGGCAGCACGGCCAGCCTCTGGGCCAAAGCCCCCAACCCCGCCCGCAGGCCCTCGTCCGGCCTTCGCAACGACAGCCTGAGCTCCCTGGGCAGCACCTCCACCGAGTCCTACTACAGCGGCCGGGTGGCCGACGCCAGCCCAACCAGCCCGTACAGCACCAGCAATGGCTTCAACTTCAGCGAGTCCCAGGCGCCGCCGCTCAGCTCCGAAGACTCTGACTTCGGCTTCGATTTCCTGGCCCTGGACCTCACCACGCCCACCACCATCTGGTCTCCCTTCGAGCGCTCCAACCCCCTGCAGGccttcagcagctgctcctccATCAACGGCTCGCAGAGACGTAACAGCAGCATCAGCAGGACGGCCACGCCCCggcactcccccaccctcccagagaACAGCGTCGCACTGGACCACCCCCTAGCCCGCCGCATCCAGAGCGACCCGGTCAGCACCCTGTCCTGGCTGCCCACCCAGGGCTCACTCTCCTCCTTCTCCAACAGCACAggctactcctcctcctcctccctgccggGCAGCATCTCCGGCACCTCAGGCTCCCCCACGGATTCCAGCAGCTCTGACGGGCACCGGAAGAGCTCCCGGGAGTGCATGGTGTGTTTCGAAAGTGAGGTCATCGCTGCCCTCGTGCCCTGCGGCCACAACCTCTTCTGCATGGAGTGCGCCATCCGCATCTGCGGCAAAGCCGAGCCGGAGTGCCCTGCCTGCCACACCCCGGCCACTCAAGCCATCCACATCTTCTCCTAG